A region from the Muribaculum gordoncarteri genome encodes:
- a CDS encoding DUF6088 family protein yields MKQTIISKVNRSKKGTIFLPDSFLPIDTHYASNILSELCNEGKLVRVATGIYVKPKESRFGPVIPTIGEIAQTIAKRDDAQLLPTGATAENYLGFSTQVPMNSVYLTSGTPRKIKIGKRTLTLKHSVPSTFAYKGKIMPILVLALKSIKQYNVDDNTLDVVYGVLKESPEEETWQEDIARAPRWIRKIIIETKDKIKRNEQMD; encoded by the coding sequence ATGAAACAAACAATTATCTCAAAGGTCAATCGCAGCAAGAAGGGCACCATCTTCTTGCCGGATAGCTTTTTGCCTATTGATACTCACTACGCCTCCAACATATTGTCAGAACTATGCAATGAAGGGAAGCTTGTCAGAGTTGCCACAGGGATATACGTTAAGCCAAAAGAATCACGATTTGGGCCCGTTATTCCGACGATAGGAGAAATAGCACAGACCATAGCAAAACGTGATGATGCGCAACTGTTGCCAACCGGAGCGACTGCTGAGAATTATCTCGGTTTTTCAACACAAGTTCCAATGAACTCCGTGTATCTTACATCAGGAACACCACGTAAAATAAAGATTGGCAAACGTACTCTGACTCTTAAACATAGTGTGCCATCGACATTTGCATATAAGGGCAAGATTATGCCGATATTAGTGCTTGCGCTAAAGTCTATCAAGCAATATAATGTTGATGATAATACTCTTGACGTAGTTTATGGCGTGTTGAAAGAAAGCCCGGAGGAAGAGACATGGCAAGAAGATATAGCTCGTGCTCCGCGCTGGATTAGAAAAATTATTATCGAAACAAAGGATAAAATCAAACGAAATGAGCAGATGGATTGA